Proteins from a single region of Salvelinus fontinalis isolate EN_2023a chromosome 15, ASM2944872v1, whole genome shotgun sequence:
- the LOC129811613 gene encoding inverted formin-2-like isoform X4 produces MSVKSDGKRKWAAVRGHLGSSQDSDTQLEANLESADPELCIRMLQVPSVVNYSGLKRRLEGSEESWMVQFLELSGLDLLLEALDRLSGRGCSRITDALLQLTCVSCVRAVMNSSAGIHFIVENEGYIRKLSQALDTSNTMVKKQVFELLAALSMFSCDGYRLALDALDHYKGVKTQLYRFSVIMNELQATDNVPYMVTLLSVINAIIFGKDDLQQRDKMRKEFIGLQLLDILPKLRDEEDEDLIIQCEAFEEAMSEDEEELLRVYGGIDVSSHQEVFITLFNKVSSSPSSRQLLSILQALLLLGPERADIWQALEAITNRAILLDQD; encoded by the exons ATGTCAGTGAAGTCGGACGGGAAGAGGAAGTGGGCGGCGGTGAGGGGCCATCTGGGCTCCTCCCAGGACTCAGACACCCAGCTGGAGGCCAACCTGGAGAGTGCCGACCCAGAGCTGTGCATCCGCATGCTCCAGGTGCCCAGTGTGGTGAACTACTCTGGGCTGAAGCGTCGTCTGGAGGGCAGCGAGGAGTCCTGGATGGTCCAGTTCCTGGAGCTGAGTGGGCTGGACCTGCTGCTGGAGGCCCTGGACAGGCTATCTGGGAGGGGCTGCTCCCGCATCACAGATGCCCTGCTGCAGCTTACCTGTGTCAGCTGTGTCCGCGCCGTCATGAACTCCTCGGCTGGGATCCACTTTATTGTGGAGAATGAGGGCTACATCCGCAAACTCTCCCAAG CCTTGGACACGTCCAATACCATGGTGAAGAAGCAGGTGTTTGAGCTGCTTGCTGCCCTGAGCATGTTCTCCTGTGATGGGTACCGTCTCGCCCTGGATGCCCTGGACCATTACAAG GGTGTGAAGACCCAGCTGTATCGCTTCAGTGTGATCATGAACGAGCTGCAGGCCACAGACAACGTGCCCTACATGGTCACCCTCCTCAGTGTCATCAACGCCATCATCTTTGGGAAAGACGACCTGCAACAGAGAGACAAGATGCGCAAGGAGTTTATTG GATTACAATTACTTGATATACTGCCCAAATTGAG agatgaggaggatgaggacttGATCATTCAGTGTGAGGCGTTTGAAGAGGCCatgtctgaggatgaggaggagctgctgagggTCTATGGGGGCATAGACGTGAGCAGTCACCAGGAGGTGTTCATCACCCTCTTCAACAAA GTGAGCAGCTCTCCGTCGTCTCGCCAGCTGCTGTCCATCCTACAAGCCCTGCTGCTGCTGGGGCCCGAGAGGGCTGACATCTGGCAAGCCCTGGAGGCCATCACTAACCGGGCCATTCTGCTGGATCAAGACT GA
- the LOC129811613 gene encoding inverted formin-2-like isoform X5, with the protein MSVKSDGKRKWAAVRGHLGSSQDSDTQLEANLESADPELCIRMLQVPSVVNYSGLKRRLEGSEESWMVQFLELSGLDLLLEALDRLSGRGCSRITDALLQLTCVSCVRAVMNSSAGIHFIVENEGYIRKLSQALDTSNTMVKKQVFELLAALSMFSCDGYRLALDALDHYKGVKTQLYRFSVIMNELQATDNVPYMVTLLSVINAIIFGKDDLQQRDKMRKEFIGLQLLDILPKLR; encoded by the exons ATGTCAGTGAAGTCGGACGGGAAGAGGAAGTGGGCGGCGGTGAGGGGCCATCTGGGCTCCTCCCAGGACTCAGACACCCAGCTGGAGGCCAACCTGGAGAGTGCCGACCCAGAGCTGTGCATCCGCATGCTCCAGGTGCCCAGTGTGGTGAACTACTCTGGGCTGAAGCGTCGTCTGGAGGGCAGCGAGGAGTCCTGGATGGTCCAGTTCCTGGAGCTGAGTGGGCTGGACCTGCTGCTGGAGGCCCTGGACAGGCTATCTGGGAGGGGCTGCTCCCGCATCACAGATGCCCTGCTGCAGCTTACCTGTGTCAGCTGTGTCCGCGCCGTCATGAACTCCTCGGCTGGGATCCACTTTATTGTGGAGAATGAGGGCTACATCCGCAAACTCTCCCAAG CCTTGGACACGTCCAATACCATGGTGAAGAAGCAGGTGTTTGAGCTGCTTGCTGCCCTGAGCATGTTCTCCTGTGATGGGTACCGTCTCGCCCTGGATGCCCTGGACCATTACAAG GGTGTGAAGACCCAGCTGTATCGCTTCAGTGTGATCATGAACGAGCTGCAGGCCACAGACAACGTGCCCTACATGGTCACCCTCCTCAGTGTCATCAACGCCATCATCTTTGGGAAAGACGACCTGCAACAGAGAGACAAGATGCGCAAGGAGTTTATTG GATTACAATTACTTGATATACTGCCCAAATTGAGGTGA